Genomic segment of Vairimorpha necatrix chromosome 4, complete sequence:
CATTGGTTTTATATCGacaattataatatcaaaacTATACCATTCATAGACTTTTGTAGACAAATACTTGCacataataaaatcaatattgATCTAATGGAGggaataaacatttttagaACATATAAACAAGCTATAAAAGTGTACggttgtataatttttgattcaAAATTGGAATCAGTGTTAATTGTTAGAGAAAATGAGAGAATAAATTCTTACGGGTTCCCAAAAggtaaaaaaagtaaagaTGAGAGCGGATTAGAATGCGCAATACGCGAagtaaaagaagaaatcgGATATGACGTgagtaataaaattataaagaatttttctataaatttatttgagaagatgaatttttattttgtttttaatgtaaaaaaatcaacaaaatttgtttgtaatatgaaaaatgaaattatgGATATAATTTGGTTGCCTATTAGTAAATTAGAGGATGGGAGTcttggtaaaaaattttcaattattacTAAGAGTTATTTATTGTGGagagatttatatttgagtATTTATGATCATAGAtttaaattcaataaaaagaagtttGTTGATTTGATAGTCGACAAAACTAAAGTAGACATTGTGAATTGATGTACAtttagaaaacaaaaacttaaataaaaatgaaaaaatatgaataagaatatataagatatcaaaagtttatattaaaaattacttgtattgaatatttattgtaatattttttttataaaatgtcTTAAtgtcataattttttgaataaatttacattgTGATAAATTATCgataaataatatacaaatattattttgtagTAGATCATTAATAGACAAATTACAACTTTATTTGTTtcgataatttttttttgaatttttgtttgttgCTATATAACCTAGaacaatatttatttatgtttttaatcCATCAAAACGATATCATATTGCTGCCAaatcttaaattttaaattaaaatctgTTAATATGTTGTTGTAATTGTTCCAAAGGTCACAGCTTTCTATTCTACAGATTGTTGATGAAAAACCATAGAAAcgaaacaaaaatttttttataaacatttagaGAAAAAAACTACCCAAAGTCTTTTAGAATTGATTAAAATTTGTCGATTTTCTGTGTTTgtaatgaaatttttaaatcaaattacatataaaaactaTAGTATTactatttcatttttatgattttaatgTAAAGCTATGGCATTACCTTAAGATGGTGAGAATAAAAAGAAGCAGATCCAATATCCTAACCACAAACCAagatgaattttttttattcagtaagataaaaattatcgCCCTATGTAAAAATTCCCAACAAACGGATCGTGTTTCTTCTAAGCGTAAGGGCACGATGTATATAGCGTAGTTAATATTTGAAGATTGAAATATATAGAAAAGTGAGTTATATGAATAATTGATTGTGGATCATATAGATTTAAGTATAATTCAACGATCTTCTCTATCTAATACATGCAAATATAGCCgataaactaaaaaaacaaaatttttgagagaattatatttattgatatGCGATACAGATATTTTGGgggtataaaattttaaacatgatatatcaaaaaaataaatgatgaTTGCTTAAATGAATCTAATTAAtgtatcaaatttttattaaaaatcatataaacgtgaaaaaataaataaaacatacaCAACTTGAAATATGAGTTAAAACCCCCGAATATTTattcaatataaataattaatatatgtGTCCATAATATTATGTCAAGTGtcaatatattataaaaaattgcctatattgtaatttaaaGATATATTCTTGATAAAACTAGTAAGAGGTATAACTACTCGATCTTgtcaaaatatttcttattagTCGACATAgaaatttcttaatttatGAGAGGTTTAATCTCTATCAAGTtacattatattatatgttTCTTTATAGCTTCATataattcataaaaaagaagtaaaaaatatgagttttgtatataaaattcgtaaattttattgccCATGTATTTTtcatgtattttttttatattggtaatacacaataaaaaatatcaagtACTCTTATCATTTAATGTCGATAATATCTGTACTATAACTCTTCCTCTTGATATTGATCCATTAAATACAGAGAGTTATGT
This window contains:
- a CDS encoding mRNA decapping complex subunit 2 (DCP2); its protein translation is MKNKKEETQKKLNKKKGQNTTLKDDNNVNMDSSNSPCKITEHVLDDLSIRFLLLLDPLDVENIERLFFILEEAHWFYIDNYNIKTIPFIDFCRQILAHNKINIDLMEGINIFRTYKQAIKVYGCIIFDSKLESVLIVRENERINSYGFPKGKKSKDESGLECAIREVKEEIGYDVSNKIIKNFSINLFEKMNFYFVFNVKKSTKFVCNMKNEIMDIIWLPISKLEDGSLGKKFSIITKSYLLWRDLYLSIYDHRFKFNKKKFVDLIVDKTKVDIVN